DNA sequence from the Mustela erminea isolate mMusErm1 chromosome 15, mMusErm1.Pri, whole genome shotgun sequence genome:
CTGAGTCCACGCACTCGAGAACAGACCGGGGAGTGGCCTCCCATTTCAGACGCCGATGGTTTCTGTTGAGCTCCAGGCGATAGGTGAAGCAGTCGGCCTGGGTGGGGGTCCCGATCAGCATCATGGTGGCAAAGAACTGGGGGTGCCCTGCGTGCCTCTCCTGCTTCCTAAGCACCAGCAGAAAGTGGTGGCCCAGGCAGGAGTGCATGATGATCCAGTCGGCTGGTGCAGGCAGGTGCATGTCTGTGGCCAGGAAGACGATCTCCGCTCCCTGGAGGATGTCGACCCTGTGCATCTGCCGTAGATGGGGCACCACCACCTCCAGGTGGCCTTCCCACTGGCAGGAGAACAGGGGGCACATGCAGGGCGTCACCTGGGCAGTGTGCAGCCCTGCCTcctggtggtggaggtggtgcgGGCGAGCGTGGTGGCGGAGGTGATGGTGGGGACGGTGATGGCGGTGGTGGTGggtgaggtggtggggggggaagctGCCTTGCTCTGGCGCGCTCTGAGCGATGGCACGGCAGCTGGACACATActgtgggagagagagcagagggtcAGCGGCTGAGGCCAGTCTCTTGGCATCGCCGAGGCTCCCCAGGTATGCCAAGGGTTAAAAACAGACGTCCCAGGGCAGGTAGAGAAAGCttgcttgctctccctccctctcaccctccctgcctccctccctctctgcctcccccttcctcccgccctcctccccgccatccttccttccttaccacccttctttcctcccccccccttccttccttctatagaaaggggagggcaaagggagagggagaaagtgactCTTCAGCACCCTCCGTGCCGAATGTAGAggctgacctggggctcagtctcacgaccctgagatcatgacctgagtagagatcaagagtccgatgcttagtcaactgagccccccaggtgcccagagaaagctttatttcttaaaaaaggagGGGACTGCCAGAGTGGTTTCCAAAGCGACGGCACCATTTCATGCTCTTGTCAGCCATGTAAGAGG
Encoded proteins:
- the SIAH3 gene encoding seven in absentia homolog 3; amino-acid sequence: MLFFTQCFGAVLDLIHLRFQHYKAKRVFSAAGQLVCVVNPTHNLKYVSSCRAIAQSAPEQGSFPPHHLTHHHRHHRPHHHLRHHARPHHLHHQEAGLHTAQVTPCMCPLFSCQWEGHLEVVVPHLRQMHRVDILQGAEIVFLATDMHLPAPADWIIMHSCLGHHFLLVLRKQERHAGHPQFFATMMLIGTPTQADCFTYRLELNRNHRRLKWEATPRSVLECVDSVITDGDCLVLNTSLAQLFTDNGSLAIGIAITAAEVCPSEAET